CATGTAACGACGCTAAATGCTCGAGAAAATTCTACCAAAGCGCTAAAATGCTATATGCAATCAGTATTTGTGCAGTTATGTCCTTTAGGAAGTTGCGCTTCTCATTAATGTTTCTGTTACCCAACGGTTACCCACCGGTGCGTAAAGCACTCACCCAGAACAAATGGGTTTGCGAAAAAGAAGGGCACGCTGATGGCTCCTGTGAAGCCGAACACGAAGGACATGCAGTCCACTCCCAAGTAGTTCGCGATCACGACGCCCTCTACGGTGACAGCCGCTCCGAAGAAGGCAGCAAACAGCGAAGCTCCCACAGTAAGGGTCCACAACGTAGCGCCTCGTTCCAGCAGAATCATCGAAGCAGCCATGGCGGCGAAACTGACCGCCATAAGCGTGCTGTGCCGAATCATGCCTCTGTCAGCCGCGAGAGGTAAGCACAATCTGCCGACGGTCTCCGTGAAGCCGAA
This region of Dermacentor silvarum isolate Dsil-2018 unplaced genomic scaffold, BIME_Dsil_1.4 Seq718, whole genome shotgun sequence genomic DNA includes:
- the LOC119435453 gene encoding uncharacterized protein LOC119435453, whose amino-acid sequence is MVYFGFTETVGRLCLPLAADRGMIRHSTLMAVSFAAMAASMILLERGATLWTLTVGASLFAAFFGAAVTVEGVVIANYLGVDCMSFVFGFTGAISVPFFFANPFVLGFFRDHVGSYHHLYKILAASYLFIGLTWIPVLWRDRHSYSTCSGIYPEARKQVKHCHKLKRHSDQWTNCPDACESDTTV